In the genome of Streptomyces pactum, one region contains:
- a CDS encoding serine hydrolase domain-containing protein translates to MTLRRAALSGAAAVAVAAMTATALAAPAWAGTGRDTGRGTGHQALHRAMETVVEGGTPGVTAQARDGRGVWRAAVGTGDLRTGKPRGTEDRFRVASITKTFVATVLLQMEAEGKLDLDDTVDRWLPGLVRGNGHDGREITVRQLLNHTSGVYDFLNDQEYLDTYVLAPGFLEHRYETRTPQAAVDVAMSHAPDFAPGTRHQYSNTNYVLAGLIIEAVGGNTYEDEVRSRIIGPLKLRGTVMPGDTWHMPRPSSRAYSTLSLDPAATKIYDVTEQNASQSWADGDIISTTGDLNRFLTALLRGELLPPAQLKAMLTAVPVPDEEYSGYGLGIGTYRTSCGTTVWGHSGGWLGSLSEVVSTADGRHSLAYNLNGDWSMSASLVEAEFCGVTGGSGRAAAPGDRLPRKPDATGVRAGR, encoded by the coding sequence ATGACCTTACGACGAGCGGCGCTGAGCGGCGCGGCGGCAGTGGCGGTGGCGGCGATGACCGCCACCGCGCTCGCCGCACCGGCCTGGGCGGGTACCGGCCGGGACACCGGCCGCGGCACCGGCCACCAGGCACTGCACCGCGCCATGGAGACCGTGGTCGAGGGCGGGACACCGGGCGTCACGGCCCAGGCCCGGGACGGCAGGGGCGTGTGGCGCGCCGCCGTGGGCACCGGTGACCTGCGGACCGGGAAGCCGCGCGGAACCGAGGACCGGTTCCGCGTCGCCAGCATCACCAAGACGTTCGTGGCCACCGTGCTGCTCCAGATGGAGGCCGAGGGCAAGCTCGACCTCGACGACACGGTGGACCGGTGGCTGCCGGGACTCGTCCGGGGCAACGGCCACGACGGACGCGAGATCACCGTCCGGCAGTTGCTCAACCACACCAGCGGCGTCTACGACTTCCTCAACGACCAGGAGTACCTGGACACCTACGTCCTGGCCCCGGGCTTCCTCGAACACCGCTACGAGACCAGGACCCCGCAGGCGGCCGTGGACGTGGCCATGTCCCACGCGCCGGACTTCGCCCCCGGCACCCGGCACCAGTACTCCAACACCAACTACGTGCTGGCCGGCCTGATCATCGAGGCGGTGGGCGGCAACACCTACGAGGACGAGGTGCGCTCCCGCATCATCGGACCGCTGAAGCTGCGGGGCACCGTCATGCCGGGCGACACCTGGCACATGCCCCGGCCCAGCAGCCGCGCCTACTCGACGCTCTCCCTCGACCCGGCGGCGACGAAGATCTACGACGTCACGGAGCAGAACGCCTCGCAGTCCTGGGCCGACGGCGACATCATCTCCACCACCGGCGATCTGAACCGCTTCCTCACCGCGCTGCTCCGCGGCGAGCTGCTGCCGCCCGCGCAGCTCAAGGCCATGCTGACGGCCGTACCGGTGCCCGACGAGGAGTACAGCGGATACGGGCTGGGCATCGGCACCTACCGGACCAGCTGCGGCACCACGGTGTGGGGCCACAGCGGCGGCTGGCTCGGCTCGCTCTCCGAGGTGGTCTCCACCGCGGACGGGCGGCACAGCCTGGCCTACAACCTCAACGGGGACTGGAGCATGTCCGCCAGCCTGGTGGAGGCCGAGTTCTGCGGGGTGACGGGCGGGAGCGGCCGGGCCGCCGCCCCCGGCGACCGGCTCCCGCGGAAGCCCGACGCCACCGGGGTCCGCGCCGGACGCTGA
- a CDS encoding CBS domain-containing protein, producing MTTAREIMTAGAECIGAEETVLEAAKKMTELGVGALPICGTDNKLKGMLTDRDIVVKVLGAGKDPASCKAGELAQGEAVTIGADDDAAEILRTMTSHKVRRLPVIDGHDLVGVVAQADVARALPDPQVGDLVQALSSD from the coding sequence ATGACCACCGCACGCGAGATCATGACGGCCGGAGCCGAGTGCATCGGCGCCGAGGAGACCGTCCTGGAGGCGGCGAAGAAGATGACCGAGCTGGGTGTCGGCGCGCTCCCCATCTGCGGCACCGACAACAAGCTCAAGGGCATGCTGACCGACCGGGACATCGTGGTGAAGGTGCTCGGGGCCGGCAAGGACCCGGCGTCCTGCAAGGCCGGGGAGCTGGCCCAGGGCGAGGCGGTGACCATCGGCGCCGACGACGACGCGGCGGAGATCCTTCGGACCATGACCTCCCACAAGGTGCGCCGGCTGCCGGTCATCGACGGCCACGACCTGGTGGGCGTGGTCGCCCAGGCGGATGTCGCCCGGGCGCTGCCCGACCCGCAGGTCGGCGACCTGGTGCAGGCCCTGTCGAGCGACTGA
- a CDS encoding cold-shock protein, with protein sequence MATGTVKWFNAEKGFGFIEQDGGGADVFAHYSNIATQGFRELREGQKVTFDVTQGQKGPQAENIVPA encoded by the coding sequence ATGGCTACCGGCACCGTGAAGTGGTTCAACGCGGAAAAGGGCTTCGGCTTCATCGAGCAGGACGGCGGCGGCGCCGACGTCTTCGCCCACTACTCGAACATCGCCACCCAGGGCTTCCGCGAGCTGCGGGAAGGCCAGAAGGTGACCTTCGACGTCACCCAGGGCCAGAAGGGCCCGCAGGCCGAGAACATCGTTCCGGCCTGA
- the ctaD gene encoding aa3-type cytochrome oxidase subunit I has product MAVESEDLAATRWKSPGAVAVSWITTTDHKKIGALYMVTAFGFFVFGGVLALLMRAELARPGLQMISNEQFNQSFTMHGTIMLLMFATPLFAGFANAIMPLQIGSPDVAFPRLNMLSYWLFLFGSLIAVSSFLTSQGAADFGWFAYTPLSSETRTPGVGGDLWVMGLALSGFGTILGSVNFITTIICMRAPGMTMFRMPIFTWNVLLTSTLVLLAFPVLAASLFALEADRKFGAQIFDPAHGGALLWQHLFWFFGHPEVYIIALPFFGVVTEIIPVFARKPIFGYVGLVGATVAIAGLSVTVWAHHMFPTGAVLLPFFSFMSFLIAVPTGVKFFNWIGTMWSGSLSFETPMLWATGFLVTFLFGGLTGVLLASPPLDWHVTDSYFVVAHFHYVIFGTVVFAMFAGFHFWWPKFTGRMLDERLGKIHFWTLFVGFHTTFLVQHWLGAEGMPRRYADYLSSDGFTSLNTVSTIGSFLLGLSTLPFLYNVWKTAKYAEPLEVDDPWGYGRSLEWATSCPPPRHNFLTLPRIRSESPAFDLHHPDIAAIDQAENSDQRDVLDADEGMAKDRPGGPADPGRT; this is encoded by the coding sequence ATGGCGGTTGAGTCGGAGGACCTGGCAGCGACCCGGTGGAAATCGCCCGGCGCCGTGGCGGTGTCGTGGATCACGACGACGGACCACAAGAAGATCGGCGCGCTGTACATGGTCACCGCGTTCGGCTTCTTCGTCTTCGGCGGCGTGCTGGCGCTCCTCATGCGCGCCGAGCTGGCCCGGCCCGGCCTGCAGATGATCTCCAACGAGCAGTTCAACCAGTCGTTCACCATGCACGGCACGATCATGCTGCTGATGTTCGCCACCCCGCTGTTCGCCGGGTTCGCTAACGCCATCATGCCGCTGCAGATCGGCTCGCCCGACGTGGCGTTCCCGCGGTTGAACATGCTTTCCTACTGGCTGTTCCTCTTCGGGTCGCTGATCGCGGTCAGCTCCTTCCTCACCTCCCAGGGCGCGGCCGACTTCGGCTGGTTCGCCTACACGCCGCTGTCGAGCGAGACCCGCACCCCGGGGGTGGGCGGAGACCTGTGGGTGATGGGGCTGGCGCTGTCCGGCTTCGGCACCATCCTGGGCTCGGTCAACTTCATCACCACGATCATCTGCATGCGGGCGCCGGGCATGACGATGTTCCGCATGCCGATCTTCACCTGGAACGTGCTGCTCACCAGCACCCTGGTGCTGCTGGCCTTCCCGGTGCTCGCCGCGAGCCTGTTCGCGCTGGAGGCGGACCGCAAGTTCGGGGCGCAGATCTTCGACCCGGCCCACGGCGGCGCGCTGCTGTGGCAGCACCTGTTCTGGTTCTTCGGGCACCCCGAGGTCTACATCATCGCCCTGCCGTTCTTCGGGGTCGTCACCGAGATCATCCCGGTGTTCGCCCGCAAGCCGATCTTCGGTTACGTCGGACTGGTCGGCGCCACCGTCGCCATCGCCGGTCTGTCGGTGACCGTCTGGGCGCACCACATGTTCCCCACCGGAGCCGTACTGCTGCCGTTCTTCTCCTTCATGTCGTTCCTCATCGCCGTGCCCACCGGGGTGAAGTTCTTCAACTGGATCGGCACCATGTGGTCCGGGTCGCTCTCCTTCGAGACCCCCATGCTCTGGGCCACCGGCTTCCTGGTGACCTTCCTCTTCGGGGGGCTCACCGGGGTGCTGCTCGCCTCACCGCCGCTCGACTGGCACGTCACCGACAGCTACTTCGTGGTCGCCCACTTCCACTACGTCATCTTCGGCACCGTGGTCTTCGCCATGTTCGCCGGCTTCCACTTCTGGTGGCCGAAATTCACCGGACGGATGCTCGACGAACGGCTCGGGAAGATCCACTTCTGGACCCTGTTCGTCGGCTTCCACACCACCTTCCTGGTGCAGCACTGGCTGGGTGCCGAAGGGATGCCCCGGCGGTACGCCGACTACCTGTCCTCCGACGGCTTCACCTCGCTGAACACCGTCTCCACCATCGGCTCCTTCCTCCTCGGCCTGTCCACGCTGCCGTTCCTGTACAACGTGTGGAAGACGGCCAAGTACGCCGAGCCGCTGGAGGTGGACGACCCCTGGGGCTACGGGCGCTCGCTGGAGTGGGCGACCTCCTGCCCGCCGCCCCGCCACAACTTCCTCACCCTGCCGCGGATCCGCTCCGAATCCCCGGCCTTCGACCTGCACCACCCCGACATCGCCGCCATCGACCAGGCCGAGAACAGCGACCAGCGTGACGTCCTCGACGCCGACGAGGGCATGGCGAAGGACCGTCCCGGCGGCCCCGCGGACCCGGGCCGCACATGA
- a CDS encoding MBL fold metallo-hydrolase — protein MEWEAPLPGGVAEITFIGNATLLIRYGDLTLLTDPNFLHRGQYAYLGKGLFSRRLTEPALGVRDLPPRLDAVVLSHLHGDHWDRVARRNLDRSLPVITTPHASRRLQGLYGFSRATGLPTWHHHALLGADAQVRVTALPGRHGPGPARRLLPPVMGSLLEFGPPGGPVRLRIYLTGDTLVFPGIEEIARRCPEIHLAVVHLGGTRLPGGLLVTMDAAQGARLVRTVRPRQVMPVHYEDYTVMRSPLSDFLAETRRSQFPADVLMCRRGERVRVEAPA, from the coding sequence ATGGAGTGGGAAGCGCCCCTGCCCGGCGGCGTCGCCGAGATCACCTTCATCGGCAACGCCACCCTGCTGATCCGCTACGGCGATCTGACGCTGCTCACCGATCCCAACTTCCTGCACCGCGGTCAGTACGCCTACCTGGGCAAGGGCCTGTTCTCCCGGCGGCTGACCGAACCCGCCCTGGGGGTGCGCGACCTGCCGCCCCGCCTGGACGCCGTCGTGCTGTCCCATCTGCACGGCGACCACTGGGACCGGGTGGCCCGGCGGAACCTCGACCGGTCGCTGCCGGTGATCACCACCCCGCACGCCTCGCGCCGGCTCCAGGGCCTGTACGGCTTCAGCCGCGCCACCGGCCTCCCCACCTGGCACCACCACGCGCTGCTCGGCGCCGACGCGCAGGTGCGGGTGACCGCGCTGCCCGGGCGGCACGGCCCGGGGCCGGCCCGGCGGCTGCTGCCCCCGGTGATGGGCAGCCTGCTGGAGTTCGGACCGCCGGGCGGACCGGTGCGGCTGCGGATCTACCTCACCGGCGACACCCTGGTCTTCCCCGGCATCGAGGAGATCGCGCGCCGCTGCCCGGAGATCCACCTCGCCGTCGTCCACCTCGGCGGCACCCGGCTCCCCGGCGGCCTGCTCGTCACCATGGACGCCGCCCAGGGGGCCCGGCTGGTGCGGACGGTCCGGCCGCGGCAGGTCATGCCGGTGCACTACGAGGACTACACCGTCATGCGCTCCCCGCTGTCGGACTTCCTGGCGGAGACCCGGCGCTCGCAGTTCCCGGCCGATGTGCTGATGTGCCGCCGCGGGGAACGGGTCAGGGTCGAGGCGCCGGCCTGA